In Nonomuraea sp. NBC_00507, the following are encoded in one genomic region:
- a CDS encoding carbohydrate kinase family protein: MSIIVTGSIAMDHLMTFPGRITEQLVKDKLDTVSLSFLVDRLTVRRGGVGANIAYGLGQLNLFPTLVGAAGPDFGDYGRWLLQHGVDVESVRISDSHHTARFSCTTDLDGNQIASFYPGAMREAGEIELAPVVRRVGGCELVIVSPNEPAAMARHSEECRARGYPFAADPSQQLALLAADEIVSLLDGAHYLLTNEYERSLLLGKCGWSERDVLERVEVWVTTLAADGARVDRRGMEPIFVPAVPVKEPVDPTGAGDAFRAGFFAGVAWGFPLERAAQAGCLMAALAIESVGGQGYEFHLETAVERVADTYGGAAATELQRAAEAQAEVALGKVPMMALVSP; the protein is encoded by the coding sequence ATGAGCATCATCGTTACCGGTTCGATCGCGATGGATCATCTGATGACCTTCCCCGGCCGGATCACCGAGCAGCTCGTCAAGGACAAGCTCGACACGGTGTCGCTGTCCTTCCTCGTCGACCGTCTCACCGTGCGCAGGGGTGGCGTCGGCGCCAACATCGCCTACGGCCTGGGCCAGCTCAACCTGTTCCCCACCCTGGTCGGCGCCGCGGGCCCCGACTTCGGCGACTACGGCAGATGGCTGCTCCAGCACGGGGTGGACGTCGAGTCGGTCAGGATCTCCGACAGCCATCACACGGCCCGCTTCTCCTGCACGACCGACCTCGACGGGAACCAGATCGCCTCGTTCTACCCCGGGGCGATGCGGGAGGCGGGGGAGATCGAGCTGGCCCCGGTCGTACGGCGCGTGGGCGGGTGCGAGCTGGTGATCGTCAGCCCGAACGAGCCGGCCGCCATGGCCCGCCACTCCGAGGAGTGCCGGGCCCGCGGATACCCGTTCGCCGCCGACCCCTCACAACAACTCGCTCTGCTCGCCGCGGACGAGATCGTCTCGTTGCTGGATGGCGCACATTACCTGCTCACCAACGAGTACGAGCGGTCTCTGCTCCTGGGCAAGTGCGGCTGGTCGGAGAGGGACGTGCTGGAGCGGGTCGAGGTCTGGGTGACCACCCTGGCCGCCGACGGCGCACGCGTCGACCGGCGCGGCATGGAGCCGATCTTCGTGCCTGCGGTTCCGGTGAAGGAGCCGGTCGATCCGACCGGTGCGGGCGACGCGTTCCGCGCCGGGTTCTTCGCCGGGGTCGCCTGGGGATTCCCGCTGGAGCGCGCGGCTCAGGCCGGCTGCCTCATGGCCGCACTGGCGATCGAGTCGGTGGGCGGCCAGGGATATGAGTTCCATCTCGAGACCGCGGTGGAACGGGTGGCGGACACCTACGGGGGCGCGGCGGCCACCGAGCTCCAGCGGGCCGCGGAGGCGCAGGCCGAGGTCGCGCTGGGCAAGGTCCCCATGATGGCGCTGGTGTCGCCATGA